Proteins found in one Amycolatopsis aidingensis genomic segment:
- a CDS encoding FtsW/RodA/SpoVE family cell cycle protein, which produces MSQPAADSQLGQFSTNPPRELPTRRGTELALLAFAAFIVTCAFVLVEANQEQELTWSIFWYGVAYLGIFSVAHLAVRRWAPYADPLILPCVALLNGMGLVMIYRIDLALAEKAQQTGDSFTPDAPKQVLWTVISLALFLAVLILISDHRTLTRYAYTLGLVGIIALSLPAVLPRSLSEVNGAKVWLKFGFFSIQPGEFAKIALMIFFASFLVSKRDLFTVAGKRVLGVELPRARDLGPILIAAMACLGILVFEKDLGTALLFFGIVLVMLYVATERIIWVVVGLGMFAVGGIIAYNLFGHVQQRVANWIDPLATYDDPGGGYQIAQGLFGLGTGGMAGTGLGSGRPEMVPAANTDFITAALGEELGLIGLSAILLLYLLLAMRGMRSALAVRDTFGKLLGGGLSFAIVMQLFVIVGGVTKLIPMTGVTTPFLSRGGSSLLANYILIALLLRISDAARRPAAPSKPRPQQQAPLAEAHTVMVQRPDNMGGPGGGRGQ; this is translated from the coding sequence ATGAGCCAGCCTGCCGCGGATTCGCAGCTCGGCCAGTTCTCCACCAACCCGCCGCGGGAGCTCCCGACCCGGCGGGGCACGGAACTGGCCCTGCTCGCGTTCGCCGCGTTCATCGTCACCTGCGCCTTCGTGCTGGTGGAGGCGAACCAGGAGCAGGAGCTCACCTGGTCGATCTTCTGGTACGGCGTGGCCTATCTCGGCATCTTCAGCGTGGCGCACCTCGCGGTGCGGCGCTGGGCTCCGTACGCGGACCCGCTGATCCTGCCGTGCGTGGCCCTGCTGAACGGCATGGGCCTGGTGATGATCTACCGGATCGACCTGGCGCTGGCGGAGAAGGCGCAGCAGACCGGGGATTCCTTCACCCCGGACGCGCCCAAGCAGGTGCTGTGGACGGTCATCTCGCTGGCCCTGTTCCTCGCCGTGCTGATCCTGATCTCCGACCACCGCACGCTCACCCGCTACGCCTACACCCTGGGCCTGGTCGGGATCATCGCGCTGTCCCTGCCTGCGGTGCTGCCCCGCTCGCTTTCCGAGGTGAACGGCGCGAAGGTCTGGCTGAAGTTCGGCTTCTTCTCCATCCAGCCCGGCGAGTTCGCCAAGATCGCGCTGATGATCTTCTTCGCCTCGTTCCTTGTGTCCAAGCGGGATCTGTTCACCGTGGCGGGCAAACGGGTGCTCGGCGTCGAGCTGCCGAGGGCGCGGGACCTCGGGCCGATCCTGATCGCGGCGATGGCCTGCCTCGGCATCCTGGTGTTCGAGAAGGATCTCGGCACGGCCCTGCTGTTCTTCGGGATCGTGCTGGTCATGCTGTACGTGGCCACCGAGCGGATCATCTGGGTGGTGGTCGGCCTCGGCATGTTCGCCGTGGGCGGGATCATCGCGTACAACCTGTTCGGCCACGTCCAGCAGCGGGTGGCGAACTGGATCGACCCGCTGGCCACCTACGACGATCCCGGCGGCGGTTACCAGATCGCGCAGGGCCTTTTCGGCCTCGGCACCGGCGGGATGGCAGGCACCGGGCTCGGCTCGGGCAGGCCGGAGATGGTGCCCGCGGCCAACACCGACTTCATCACCGCGGCGCTGGGCGAGGAGCTCGGCCTGATCGGGCTGTCCGCGATCCTGCTGCTGTACCTGCTGCTGGCGATGCGCGGGATGCGCAGCGCGCTGGCGGTCCGGGACACCTTCGGCAAGCTGCTCGGCGGCGGGCTGTCCTTCGCGATCGTGATGCAGCTGTTCGTGATCGTCGGCGGGGTCACCAAGCTGATCCCGATGACCGGGGTCACCACACCCTTCCTGTCCCGCGGCGGTTCCTCGCTGCTGGCCAACTACATCCTCATCGCGCTGCTGCTCCGGATCTCCGATGCCGCACGCCGCCCGGCCGCGCCAAGCAAGCCACGGCCGCAGCAGCAGGCACCACTGGCCGAGGCGCATACCGTGATGGTGCAGCGGCCGGATAACATGGGCGGTCCTGGCGGGGGGAGGGGCCAGTGA
- a CDS encoding GNAT family N-acetyltransferase, which translates to MSDSEGEIQVTDNPGRSRFELHLGTELVGHAAYRRAPGLIVFTHTEVDPQRQGQGLAGRLTSESLDAARAEGSRVRAECPYVAAYIDKHPEYQELLEG; encoded by the coding sequence ATGAGTGATTCCGAAGGCGAGATCCAGGTCACCGACAACCCGGGCCGGTCCCGGTTCGAACTGCACCTCGGCACCGAACTGGTCGGCCATGCCGCCTACCGGCGCGCCCCTGGCCTGATCGTGTTCACGCACACCGAGGTCGACCCGCAACGGCAGGGCCAGGGGCTCGCCGGCAGGCTGACCAGCGAGTCCCTCGATGCCGCGCGGGCGGAGGGCAGCCGGGTGCGGGCGGAGTGCCCCTACGTCGCCGCCTATATCGACAAGCACCCGGAGTACCAGGAACTGCTCGAAGGATAG
- a CDS encoding PP2C family protein-serine/threonine phosphatase: MTLVLRYAARSDRGLVRSSNQDSVYAGPRLLAVADGMGGHAAGEVASKVVIASLAPLDDDEPGDDLLSQLREAVAHGNAAISELVAGDPDLDGMGTTLTAVLFSGTRLGLVHVGDSRAYLLRGGQLTQITRDDSFVKELLDQGRITEEEAAVHPQRSLLLKALTGHEVEPSLTVREARAGDRYLLCSDGLSGMVSDETLADAIQIADPQDCADRMIELALKGGGTDNVTVIVADVVDVDFGEDAPIVGGAAGDGSDEHHQGDSPAARARALDPSPPPQRIEPEEPEPDPKAKRRKWVRMLVILGLTVILLAAAAIATRYFVLRQYYVGEGPDQEVVIFQGVPGSILGIDLHRMAEGSCAPQARLCDELRIPDLQQDARGAIVNGVKRESLADARKYIDTLRRNNVLDYCDPPAENQEDPGTSEGGVVGGAEQPAQETGQPQQGGQPGVDCRPRPASGGG, from the coding sequence ATGACTCTCGTCCTTCGTTACGCGGCCCGCAGCGACCGTGGCCTGGTGCGTTCCAGCAACCAGGACTCGGTGTACGCGGGCCCCCGGCTGCTCGCGGTCGCCGACGGCATGGGCGGCCACGCCGCCGGTGAGGTCGCCAGCAAGGTGGTCATCGCCTCGCTGGCCCCGCTCGATGACGACGAGCCCGGGGACGACCTGCTGTCCCAGCTGCGCGAGGCCGTGGCGCACGGCAACGCGGCGATCTCCGAACTGGTCGCCGGTGACCCCGACCTGGACGGGATGGGTACCACGCTGACCGCGGTGCTGTTCTCCGGCACCCGGCTGGGCCTGGTGCACGTCGGCGACTCGCGGGCCTACCTGCTGCGCGGCGGCCAGCTCACCCAGATCACCAGGGACGACAGTTTCGTCAAGGAACTGCTCGACCAGGGCCGGATCACCGAGGAGGAAGCCGCGGTCCACCCGCAGCGTTCGCTGTTGCTCAAGGCACTCACCGGGCACGAGGTGGAACCGAGCCTGACCGTGCGCGAGGCCCGCGCCGGGGACCGCTACCTGCTGTGCTCGGACGGGCTTTCCGGGATGGTCAGCGACGAGACCCTTGCCGATGCCATCCAGATCGCCGACCCGCAGGACTGCGCCGACCGGATGATCGAGCTGGCGCTCAAGGGCGGCGGCACGGACAACGTCACGGTGATCGTCGCCGATGTGGTGGACGTCGACTTCGGCGAGGATGCGCCGATCGTGGGCGGGGCCGCCGGCGACGGCAGCGACGAGCATCACCAGGGCGACTCGCCGGCCGCACGGGCCCGCGCGCTGGACCCTTCCCCGCCACCACAACGGATCGAGCCGGAGGAGCCCGAGCCGGACCCAAAAGCCAAACGGCGTAAGTGGGTGCGGATGCTGGTGATTCTGGGGCTCACCGTCATCCTGCTCGCCGCCGCCGCCATCGCCACCCGCTACTTCGTGCTGCGCCAGTACTACGTCGGCGAGGGCCCCGACCAGGAAGTCGTGATCTTCCAAGGTGTTCCGGGCAGCATCCTGGGCATCGACCTGCACCGGATGGCGGAGGGATCCTGTGCCCCGCAGGCGCGGTTGTGTGACGAGCTGCGCATCCCGGACCTGCAGCAGGACGCCCGCGGCGCGATCGTGAACGGGGTCAAGCGGGAAAGCCTCGCCGATGCCCGCAAGTACATCGACACCTTGCGGCGCAACAACGTGCTCGACTACTGCGACCCGCCCGCGGAGAACCAGGAGGATCCGGGAACCTCCGAGGGTGGCGTGGTCGGCGGGGCCGAGCAGCCTGCGCAGGAAACAGGGCAGCCGCAGCAAGGTGGGCAACCGGGGGTGGACTGCCGCCCACGGCCCGCATCGGGTGGTGGCTAG
- a CDS encoding antibiotic biosynthesis monooxygenase family protein: protein MNETKPPRILRPDAALVLAHEWTVDDPRDQRQAAEDALAVEPEPGLLSRSLYLGTDGYTLLRYSQWTAGANPRERGRHYRHYRSFTTAGPKPAPGIIVVVRFDTDGERTARTFVDSLFEIVPGFTDPTQEPEGNLSSNFHLSTDGRHVLNYAEFVDEDAHERTVRTGLRPDDPVPRMINDTPGLAPLGFRRFRFYRALSGSAGGDPGASGS, encoded by the coding sequence ATGAACGAGACGAAACCGCCCCGGATCCTTCGCCCGGACGCCGCACTGGTGCTGGCGCACGAGTGGACGGTGGACGACCCGCGAGACCAGCGGCAGGCCGCCGAGGACGCGCTTGCCGTCGAGCCGGAGCCAGGACTGCTGTCCCGCAGCCTCTACCTCGGCACCGACGGCTACACCCTGCTGCGGTACTCGCAGTGGACCGCGGGGGCGAACCCCCGGGAGCGGGGAAGGCACTACCGGCACTACCGCAGCTTCACCACCGCCGGGCCGAAGCCCGCTCCCGGGATCATCGTGGTGGTCCGGTTCGACACCGACGGCGAGCGCACGGCGAGGACGTTCGTGGACAGCCTGTTCGAGATCGTGCCCGGATTCACCGACCCGACCCAGGAGCCGGAGGGGAACCTCTCCAGCAACTTCCACCTCAGCACGGACGGCAGGCACGTGCTGAACTACGCGGAGTTCGTGGACGAGGATGCGCACGAGCGGACGGTGCGGACGGGGCTGCGCCCGGACGACCCGGTACCCCGGATGATCAACGACACCCCGGGTCTGGCCCCACTCGGCTTCCGGCGGTTCCGCTTCTACCGCGCGCTGTCGGGCAGCGCCGGTGGCGATCCGGGAGCATCGGGATCATGA
- a CDS encoding FhaA domain-containing protein — protein MGRVQRFDRRLEGIVGNTFARMFGGNVVTQEVAQALERESEDNVRELAGGRQLAPNHYIVSLGAADHDRMAGDAQRVTRVLANAVAEHLAEHGWDTYGDVVVSLERNEALHTGQFRTRSTVDPDVSAEDAEAPAEPVRSARTSDAGDRPMSQPPGYGQYDQGDPYGQGQYGYGQQGPGYDQGYGQPGGYDQYGQPGYDQYGQPGYDQYGQPAGYDQYGQPGYDQGYGQPGGYDQYGQPAPPGAPGMPGTPPGGYDPGYGQPGYDQGYGQPPPPPGYDQGYGQPPPPPPGAPGVPPGAPPPSPPGGYPAQAPPPPPPQDPYAQQGYAPPAPPPPMQGNRQLAASLQLDDGSNRTYSLKQGGNVVGRGQDADFRLPDTGVSRRHLEITWDGQSATLADIGSTNGTTVNGTPVQTWQLADGDVIRVGHSSLVFRTQG, from the coding sequence GTGGGCCGCGTACAGCGCTTTGACCGGCGCCTGGAGGGCATCGTCGGCAACACCTTCGCGCGGATGTTCGGTGGCAACGTCGTCACCCAGGAAGTGGCGCAGGCGCTGGAGCGTGAGAGTGAGGACAACGTCCGGGAGCTGGCGGGTGGCCGGCAGCTCGCCCCGAATCACTACATCGTGTCCTTGGGAGCGGCGGACCACGACCGCATGGCGGGCGATGCGCAGCGGGTCACCCGAGTGCTCGCGAATGCGGTTGCCGAACACCTCGCCGAGCACGGTTGGGACACCTATGGTGACGTCGTAGTTTCGCTAGAGCGCAACGAGGCGCTGCATACTGGACAGTTCAGGACCCGCTCGACCGTCGACCCGGACGTCTCGGCAGAGGACGCCGAGGCCCCCGCCGAACCGGTACGGTCGGCACGAACCAGCGACGCAGGAGACCGACCAATGAGCCAGCCACCCGGCTACGGCCAATACGACCAGGGTGACCCGTACGGGCAGGGCCAGTACGGCTACGGACAACAGGGACCCGGGTACGACCAGGGCTACGGCCAGCCGGGCGGATATGACCAGTACGGCCAGCCCGGGTACGACCAGTACGGGCAGCCCGGTTATGACCAGTACGGCCAGCCGGCCGGATACGACCAGTACGGCCAGCCCGGATATGACCAGGGCTACGGCCAGCCGGGCGGGTACGACCAGTACGGGCAGCCGGCTCCTCCCGGCGCACCCGGTATGCCCGGCACCCCTCCCGGCGGATATGACCCGGGCTACGGGCAGCCCGGGTACGACCAGGGCTATGGCCAGCCCCCGCCGCCTCCCGGGTACGACCAGGGCTACGGCCAGCCCCCGCCACCACCGCCAGGGGCTCCCGGGGTGCCGCCCGGCGCACCGCCGCCCAGCCCGCCCGGCGGCTACCCGGCGCAGGCACCGCCTCCCCCGCCACCGCAGGACCCGTATGCCCAGCAGGGTTACGCCCCGCCTGCTCCGCCGCCGCCGATGCAGGGCAACCGGCAGCTCGCCGCGAGCCTGCAGCTGGACGACGGCTCGAACCGCACCTACTCGCTGAAGCAGGGCGGCAATGTGGTCGGCAGGGGGCAGGACGCGGACTTCCGGCTGCCGGACACCGGGGTGTCCCGGCGGCACCTGGAGATCACCTGGGACGGGCAGAGCGCGACCCTGGCCGACATCGGATCGACCAACGGCACCACGGTGAACGGCACCCCGGTGCAGACGTGGCAGCTCGCCGACGGCGACGTGATCCGGGTCGGACACTCCTCCCTCGTGTTCCGTACGCAGGGCTGA
- a CDS encoding LLM class flavin-dependent oxidoreductase — protein sequence MQFGIFTVGDVTPDPTTGQVPTEAERIKSMVAIAEKAEEVGLDVFATGEHHNPPFVPSSPTTMLGYVAARTRRLVLSTSTTLITTNDPVKIAEDFAMLQHLADGRVDLMLGRGNTAPVYPWFGQDIRQGIPLAIENYHLLYRLWREDVVDWEGRFRTPLQGFTSTPRPLDGVPPFVWHGSIRSPEIAEQAAYYGDGFFANHIFWPKEHFQRLIELYRQRYEHHGHGSADQAIVGLGGHVFMRHNSQDAVREFRPYFDHAPVYGGGPSLEEFAEQTPLTVGSPQQVIDKTLTFREHFGDYQRQLFLIDHAGLPLKTVLEQLDLLGEEVVPVLRRELDAKRPAHVPAAPTHESLRTESVR from the coding sequence GTGCAGTTCGGGATCTTCACCGTCGGCGACGTGACCCCCGATCCGACCACCGGGCAGGTGCCGACGGAGGCGGAGCGGATCAAGTCGATGGTGGCCATCGCGGAGAAGGCCGAGGAGGTCGGGCTGGACGTGTTCGCCACCGGCGAGCACCACAACCCGCCCTTCGTGCCCTCCTCCCCGACGACCATGCTCGGCTACGTCGCGGCCCGCACCCGTCGTCTCGTTCTGTCCACCTCGACCACGCTGATCACCACGAACGACCCGGTGAAGATCGCCGAGGACTTCGCGATGCTGCAGCACCTCGCGGACGGCCGGGTGGACCTGATGCTGGGCAGGGGCAACACGGCGCCGGTGTATCCCTGGTTCGGCCAGGACATCCGGCAGGGCATCCCGCTGGCCATCGAGAACTACCACCTGCTGTACCGGCTGTGGCGGGAGGACGTGGTGGACTGGGAGGGCCGGTTCCGCACCCCGTTGCAGGGCTTCACCTCCACCCCGCGCCCGCTGGACGGGGTGCCGCCGTTCGTGTGGCACGGCTCGATCCGCAGCCCGGAGATCGCCGAGCAGGCCGCCTACTACGGGGACGGATTCTTCGCCAACCACATCTTCTGGCCGAAGGAGCACTTCCAGCGGCTGATCGAGCTGTACCGGCAGCGTTACGAGCACCATGGGCACGGCTCGGCCGACCAGGCCATCGTCGGCCTCGGCGGACATGTGTTCATGCGGCACAACTCGCAGGACGCGGTGCGTGAGTTCCGGCCGTACTTCGACCACGCCCCGGTCTACGGCGGTGGGCCGTCGCTGGAGGAGTTCGCCGAGCAGACCCCGCTCACCGTGGGCAGCCCGCAGCAGGTGATCGACAAGACGCTGACCTTCCGCGAGCACTTCGGGGACTACCAGCGGCAGCTGTTCCTGATCGACCATGCCGGGCTGCCGCTGAAGACCGTGCTGGAGCAGCTGGACCTGCTCGGTGAGGAGGTGGTTCCGGTGCTGCGCAGGGAGCTGGACGCCAAGCGCCCGGCGCACGTGCCCGCGGCCCCGACGCACGAGTCCCTGCGAACCGAGTCGGTGCGGTGA
- a CDS encoding LLM class flavin-dependent oxidoreductase: MTDYGQPIRFGVFPTPNADSVERIMDIVTLADRTGLDLVGIQDHPYQRRFLDAWSLLATVLARTERVHAFPDVASLPLRPPAVLAKAAVSLDLLSGGRLELGLGAGAFWDAIGAMGGPVRTAGQAASALAEAIQVIRRMWSQERAVHFEGDSYQLAGVHPGPRPAHPIGLWLGVLGPRLLAELGRSADGWIPSSSYLPPEALPAKHAVIDEAATAAGRDPAGIRRIYNVFGSITPAPEGFLRGPVDQWVDELTELAVEYGMDTFVFGAEQDDLDQFHRWAEEVVPAAREAIAAHRS; the protein is encoded by the coding sequence ATGACCGACTACGGGCAGCCGATCCGGTTCGGCGTCTTCCCCACGCCGAACGCGGATTCGGTGGAACGGATCATGGACATCGTCACGCTGGCCGATCGGACCGGTCTCGACCTGGTCGGCATCCAGGACCATCCGTACCAGCGCCGGTTCCTGGACGCCTGGTCGCTGCTGGCCACCGTGCTGGCCCGCACCGAGCGGGTGCACGCCTTCCCGGACGTGGCCAGCCTGCCACTGCGCCCGCCCGCGGTGCTGGCCAAGGCCGCGGTCAGCCTGGACCTGCTCTCCGGCGGCCGGCTGGAGCTCGGGCTGGGCGCAGGCGCGTTCTGGGACGCGATCGGCGCCATGGGTGGGCCGGTGCGTACCGCGGGGCAGGCCGCCTCGGCGCTGGCCGAGGCGATCCAGGTGATCCGGCGGATGTGGTCGCAGGAGCGCGCGGTCCACTTCGAAGGCGACAGCTACCAGCTCGCCGGGGTCCATCCCGGCCCGCGACCAGCGCATCCGATCGGGCTCTGGCTGGGCGTGCTCGGCCCGCGGCTGCTGGCCGAGCTCGGCCGGTCGGCCGACGGGTGGATCCCCTCCTCCAGCTACCTGCCCCCGGAGGCCCTGCCTGCCAAGCACGCGGTGATCGACGAGGCGGCCACCGCGGCAGGCCGTGACCCGGCAGGCATCCGGCGGATCTACAACGTGTTCGGGTCCATCACACCCGCCCCCGAAGGCTTCCTGCGCGGACCGGTGGACCAGTGGGTGGACGAGCTCACCGAGCTGGCCGTGGAGTACGGCATGGACACCTTCGTCTTCGGCGCCGAGCAGGACGACCTGGACCAGTTCCACCGCTGGGCCGAGGAGGTCGTCCCCGCCGCCAGGGAGGCCATCGCCGCGCACCGCTCCTAG
- a CDS encoding TetR/AcrR family transcriptional regulator, which produces MARTTPGVTRERILDEAVRLFATRGYDATSVVDIQVACGLAPGSGALYKHFRSKRELLEQAVRRNMETLARSQAEAMTEVPADPRAALRLLAEVVWRVLDSERELVRIMIREFGGFPELFEQMWQGVLANVYRVGAGWIARLRETGQATVADPEATAAVLLASLTYYPILHTLIGHTPGDLDRERFLAAWLEHAEATIGLR; this is translated from the coding sequence ATGGCGAGAACCACTCCCGGAGTGACCAGGGAACGCATCCTGGACGAGGCCGTCCGGTTGTTCGCCACCCGTGGCTACGACGCGACCTCGGTGGTGGACATCCAGGTGGCCTGCGGGCTCGCGCCCGGCTCGGGCGCCCTCTACAAGCACTTCCGCTCGAAACGGGAGCTGTTGGAGCAGGCCGTGCGACGGAACATGGAGACGCTGGCGCGCAGCCAGGCCGAGGCGATGACCGAGGTACCGGCCGATCCGCGGGCGGCGTTGCGGCTGCTGGCCGAGGTGGTCTGGCGGGTGCTGGACTCCGAACGCGAGCTGGTCCGGATCATGATCCGCGAGTTCGGCGGGTTTCCCGAGCTGTTCGAGCAGATGTGGCAGGGCGTGCTGGCGAATGTGTACCGGGTGGGCGCCGGGTGGATCGCGCGGCTGCGGGAGACCGGGCAGGCCACGGTGGCGGACCCGGAGGCGACCGCGGCCGTGCTGCTCGCCTCGCTGACCTACTACCCGATCCTGCACACCCTGATCGGGCACACCCCCGGTGACCTGGACCGGGAGCGATTCCTTGCGGCCTGGCTGGAGCATGCCGAGGCCACCATCGGCCTCCGCTAG
- a CDS encoding FHA domain-containing protein FhaB/FipA, translated as MPELVVQLSRVGFLVLLWLFVLAALRVVRSDLYAASGLRVNVPGFRRGKDKKKPRSGKLPRQLVVTHGALSGTRIALDGRPILIGRADDSTLVLDDDYASTRHARLSLRGEDWYVEDLGSTNGTYLDRAKVTAPLRVPLGVPIRIGKTVIELRP; from the coding sequence GTGCCAGAGCTGGTCGTTCAACTCTCCAGGGTAGGTTTCCTCGTCCTGCTCTGGCTTTTCGTGCTGGCCGCGCTGCGCGTCGTCCGCTCGGACCTCTATGCGGCCTCCGGGCTGCGGGTCAACGTGCCGGGTTTCCGGCGCGGCAAGGACAAGAAGAAGCCGCGCAGCGGCAAGCTGCCACGGCAACTGGTCGTCACGCACGGCGCGCTGTCCGGTACCCGGATCGCGCTGGACGGCAGGCCCATCCTGATCGGCCGTGCGGACGACTCCACCCTGGTGCTGGACGACGACTACGCTTCCACCCGGCACGCCCGCCTTTCCCTGCGTGGTGAGGACTGGTATGTCGAAGACCTGGGCTCGACGAACGGGACCTATCTCGATCGGGCTAAGGTCACAGCACCCCTCCGAGTACCGCTCGGCGTCCCCATCCGGATCGGCAAGACGGTGATCGAGCTTCGCCCATGA
- a CDS encoding SRPBCC family protein: MVHVTVEQTVQCTPEEFLALVLDAERYAEVDDKLGRIDWVRRRDNVTEFRFRSYLPGIPGPGPKVVSRMTLTPGERVDIEYAPPPHNRLVRGISRFRASFTCAPAPEGTKVTRTIEFTFKRPLNYLLDPLLKRTLKPDVEQEIQKAKQALEQREST; encoded by the coding sequence ATGGTTCATGTCACAGTGGAGCAGACCGTGCAATGCACACCGGAGGAGTTCCTGGCCCTGGTGCTGGATGCCGAGCGCTACGCGGAGGTGGACGACAAGCTCGGCCGGATCGACTGGGTGCGCAGGAGGGACAACGTGACGGAGTTCCGGTTCCGTTCCTACCTGCCCGGTATCCCGGGCCCCGGCCCCAAGGTGGTTTCCCGGATGACGCTCACCCCCGGTGAGCGGGTGGACATCGAGTACGCCCCGCCCCCGCACAACCGCCTGGTCCGCGGCATCTCCAGGTTCCGCGCCAGCTTCACCTGCGCCCCGGCCCCCGAGGGCACCAAGGTGACCCGCACCATCGAGTTCACCTTCAAACGCCCGCTCAACTACCTGCTGGACCCCCTCCTCAAGCGCACCCTGAAACCAGACGTCGAGCAGGAAATCCAAAAAGCCAAACAAGCCCTGGAACAAAGGGAATCCACGTAA
- a CDS encoding NADPH-dependent FMN reductase, whose product MDRLHLGVIIGSTRAGRFAPVVANWFADQAALRADLTVDVIDLAEAALPDRLGDFGEGTAPREVEALTPRLADADGFVVVTPEYNRSFPAPLKTVIDWHGAEWQAKPVGFVSYGGISGGLRAVEQLRLVFAELHATTVRDAVSFTNYWEQFGADGTPAGPQAGQAAALLLDRLTWWARALKEARDKHPYADTAA is encoded by the coding sequence ATGGACCGCCTGCACCTTGGCGTCATCATCGGCAGCACCCGCGCCGGCCGGTTCGCACCGGTGGTCGCGAACTGGTTCGCCGACCAGGCCGCGCTGCGCGCCGACCTGACCGTGGACGTGATCGACCTCGCCGAGGCCGCGTTGCCGGACCGGCTGGGCGACTTCGGCGAGGGGACCGCACCCCGGGAGGTCGAGGCGCTCACCCCGCGGCTGGCCGACGCCGACGGTTTCGTGGTGGTGACCCCGGAGTACAACCGCAGCTTCCCCGCCCCGCTGAAGACCGTGATCGACTGGCACGGCGCCGAGTGGCAGGCGAAACCGGTCGGTTTCGTGTCCTACGGCGGCATCTCCGGCGGGCTGCGCGCGGTGGAACAGCTGCGCTTGGTGTTCGCCGAGCTGCACGCCACCACCGTCCGGGACGCGGTCAGCTTCACCAACTACTGGGAGCAGTTCGGCGCGGACGGCACCCCGGCCGGGCCGCAGGCGGGGCAGGCGGCCGCCTTGCTGCTGGACCGGCTCACCTGGTGGGCCCGCGCACTCAAGGAGGCACGGGACAAGCATCCCTACGCGGATACAGCCGCGTGA